A stretch of Cicer arietinum cultivar CDC Frontier isolate Library 1 chromosome 5, Cicar.CDCFrontier_v2.0, whole genome shotgun sequence DNA encodes these proteins:
- the LOC101500201 gene encoding LOW QUALITY PROTEIN: putative disease resistance RPP13-like protein 1 (The sequence of the model RefSeq protein was modified relative to this genomic sequence to represent the inferred CDS: inserted 1 base in 1 codon): MATILTKQTLVLLLELLEKIDSYEFSVVFKNTKFDFSLLVNLKETLSRLLSVINDAEEKQFTDPNVKELLVMLRYDVFEAGKLLGNVQYNVYETLTLTSQLRKELSFLFHRIYSNKQKLIERLSLSSYVPFGSLTSSVVVDKSFIYYGRDNDQKILKDVLLSSDFDSKIRIISIVGMVGIGKTTLAKLLYNDAQVKEKFELKVWANISKGFDVLTVIKTILESIASQTIISDNTNSQLEYFIAKGNDTSDVKTIDQNLLLVTLQQILSSTKFLLVLDDVLAAKSIDWIYLMDIFNAEATGSKIIITTRNESVALSMQTFLFVHYLGPLESENCRSIIATHSYVICNYKDSDIVTVLAEKCDGSPLAAVTLGKAFHRITFSQHYEQSFGLESNILRLANYEVRNALESSYFYLSAPIQRCFAYCSIFPKKSILHKKMVVQXWIAEGLVELPTSQESWEKVGEEYFDVLVSWSLIQRRSINDEEANFEMHNLIHDLATVLSSILLERVHDLSYNRGLYDSFYKFDQLDGLKDQSTFIALPLQEQLPLCLLSNKVVHDLLPTMKELRVLSLSNYKSITEVANSIGNLLYLRYLNLSRTRIERLPSETGKLYNLQFLLLSGCKRLIELPEDMGKLVNLHHLDVSDTALREMPIQIAKLENLQILSDFVISKHSGGLKVAELGKFLHLHGKLSISQLQNVNDPFEAFQAGMKMKEQIDELALEWASDSSFSDSQIQSVVLENLQPSTNLKSLTIKGYGGINFPNWLGNFLFGNMMYLRISNCDNCICLPPLGQLGNLKELIIDSMLSIKSVGTEFYGSECSPSFQPFSSLETLHFEDMPNLEKWNMIGGPTIKFPSLKSLLLSKCPKLIGNIPDQLPSLTEHDLREHDLQVKSRHSYDNGKNVTIIPLSDVFSQLVFPLNSLQQLTIDGFPSLTSFPRDGLPKTLKFLIISNCENLEFLPREYLHNYSSLEELKISYSCNSMISFTLGTLPILKSLFIEGCKNLKSILITEDASQKSLSFLRSLRIWDCNEFDSFPLGGLATPNLVYIAIWKCEKLCSLPLAMNMLTDLQEMEIDNLPNLQSFVVDDLPISLQVLTVGSVGGIMWNTPTWKHLNRLSVLRIKGGDTVNMLMVPLLPASLVTLCICGLNDTRIDRKWFQHLISLQNLEIINALKLKSLPKKGLPSSLSVLSMTRCPLLEASLRRKQGKEWRKISHIPNIVIDDELIT, translated from the exons ATGGCTACTATTTTGACAAAACAAACACTTGTTCTCCTCTTGGAATTACTGGAAAAGATTGATTCTTATGAATTCTCTGTCGTCTTCAAGAACACGAAGTTTGACTTTTCACTCTTGGTAAATCTGAAAGAAACACTGTCGAGGCTTCTAAGTGTAATTAACGATGCTGAGGAAAAACAATTTACCGATCCTAATGTGAAAGAATTGCTGGTTATGTTGAGGTATGATGTATTTGAAGCTGGCAAATTACTTGGCAACGTGCAGTATAATGTGTATGAAACCCTAACTCTTACTTCTCAGCTGCGGAAAGaattatcttttctttttcatcGGATTTATTCTAACAagcaaaaattaattgaaagatTAAGTCTTTCTAGTTATGTTCCCTTTGGAAGCCTTACAAGCTCTGTTGTGGTTGataaatcttttatttattatggaAGAGACAATGATCAAAAGATACTTAAAGATGTTTTGTTGTCTAGTGATTTTGATAgtaaaattagaataatttCTATTGTGGGTATGGTAGGGATTGGTAAAACAACCCTTGCCAAACTCCTTTACAATGATGCCCAAGTAAAGGAGAAATTTGAGTTAAAAGTGTGGGCAAATATCTCAAAAGGTTTTGATGTTTTGACGGTTATTAAAACCATTCTTGAATCTATTGCTTCACAAACAATCATTAGTGATAACACGAATTCTCAGCTTGAATATTTCATTGCAAAAGGAAATGACACTAGTGATGTGAAAACCATTGACCAGAATCTTCTATTAGTGACATTGCAGCAAATTTTAAGCTCTACAAAGTTTTTGTTGGTATTGGATGACGTGTTGGCTGCAAAATCTATTGATTGGATATATCTGATGGACATCTTTAATGCGGAAGCAACAGGAAGTAAGATCATCATCACAACACGGAATGAAAGTGTTGCTCTATCTATGCAAACCTTTCTTTTTGTCCACTATTTGGGACCTCTCGAAAGTGAAAATTGCAGATCTATAATTGCCACACATTCTTATGTAATATGCAACTACAAAGACTCCGATATAGTTACTGTTTTGGCAGAAAAATGTGATGGATCACCATTAGCTGCAGTTACACTTGGAAAGGCTTTTCATCGCATCACATTTTCTCAACATTATGAGCAGAGTTTTGGGCTAGAAAGTAACATTTTGAGATTGGCAAATTATGAGGTGCGCAATGCTCTAGAATCAAGCTATTTTTATCTTTCAGCTCCTATACAACGTTGCTTTGCATATTGTTCAATTTTTCCAAAAAAGTCCATCTTACATAAAAAGATGGTAGTTC TTTGGATTGCAGAAGGCTTAGTAGAACTGCCCACAAGTCAAGAAAGTTGGGAAAaagttggagaagaatacttTGATGTACTAGTGTCATGGTCGTTGATACAACGACGATCTATCAATGACGAGGAAGCAAACTTTGAAATGCATAACCTCATCCATGATTTAGCTACAGTGCTTTCATCAATTCTACTTGAAAGAGTACATGATTTGTCATACAATAGGGGGCTATATgactcattttataaatttgatcaaTTGGATGGATTAAAAGATCAAAGTACCTTTATAGCGTTACCATTACAAGAACAATTACCTCTTTGTTTACTATCGAACAAGGTAGTACATGACTTGCTGCCAACAATGAAAGAGTTACGCGTGTTATCTTTGTCAAACTACAAGAGTATCACCGAGGTTGCCAACTCTATTGGAAATTTATTATACCTGCGGTACTTAAATCTTTCTCGCACAAGGATTGAAAGGTTGCCTTCTGAAACAGGCAAACTTTACAATCTGCAGTTCTTGTTGTTGTCTGGTTGTAAAAGGCTCATTGAATTGCCAGAGGACATGGGAAAATTGGTTAATCTGCATCACCTTGATGTTAGTGACACTGCATTGAGGGAAATGCCCATACAAATAGCCAAACTAGAAAATCTCCAAATTTTGTCTGACTTTGTTATCAGCAAACATAGTGGTGGATTGAAGGTTGCAGAGTTAGGAAAATTTCTCCACCTACATGGAAAACTTTCCATCTCCCAACTACAAAATGTTAATGATCCCTTTGAAGCTTTTCAAGCTGGTATGAAGATGAAAGAACAAATAGATGAGTTAGCTCTAGAATGGGCTTCTGACAGTAGTTTTTCAGATTCACAAATTCAAAGTGTTGTACTTGAAAATTTACAACCCTCGACAAATTTGAAAAGTCTCACCATCAAAGGCTATGGTGGAATCAACTTTCCAAATTGGTTgggtaattttttgtttggcaACATGATGTATTTAAGGATCTCAAATTGTGATAATTGTATATGTCTTCCACCCCTTGGTCAATTGGGTAATTTGAAAGAACTCATTATTGATTCGATGCTTTCAATAAAGAGCGTTGGTACTGAGTTTTATGGAAGTGAGTGTTCTCCTTCATTTCAACCATTTTCCTCGTTAGAGACTCTACACTTTGAGGATATGCCTAATTTGGAGAAGTGGAACATGATAGGAGGTCCAACTATAAAATTTCCCAGTCTAAAAAGTCTGTTACTAAGTAAGTGTCCAAAACTGATCGGAAACATACCCGACCAACTTCCTTCCTTAACTGAACATGACTTGAGGGAACATGATCTGCAAGTGAAGTCAAGACATTCATATGATAATGGCAAGAATGTAACTATAATTCCATTATCAGATGTATTCAGCCAGTTGGTGTTCCCTCTCAATTCTCTTCAACAGTTGACCATAGACGGCTTTCCATCTCTGACGTCTTTTCCAAGAGACGGTCTACCAAAAACTTTGAAATTTCTTATAATCAGTAATTGTGAGAATCTAGAGTTCCTTCCTCGTGAATACTTGCACAATTACTCATCTCTCGAGGAATTGAAAATATCTTATAGCTGTAATTCAATGATATCATTTACCTTGGGCACTCTCCCTATCCTCAAGAGTCTGTTTATCGAGggttgtaaaaatttaaaatcgatATTAATTACAGAAGATGCGTCGCAAAAAAGTCTCTCGTTTCTTAGAAGCCTCAGAATATGGGACTGTAATGAGTTTGACTCATTTCCCCTAGGTGGATTAGCCACTCCAAATCTTGTTTATATTGCAATATGGAAATGTGAGAAACTTTGTTCACTACCACTAGCAATGAACATGCTAACTGACCTTCAAGAAATGGAAATTGATAATCTACCAAATCTTCAATCTTTTGTCGTAGATGATTTACCTATCAGTTTACAGGTATTGACTGTTGGCTCTGTTGGAGGGATTATGTGGAATACGCCAACTTGGAAACATCTCAATCGGCTGTCGGTGTTGCGAATTAAAGGTGGTGATACAGTGAACATGTTGATGGTGCCATTGCTACCGGCATCTCTTGTGACACTATGCATTTGTGGTCTTAATGATACAAGAATTGATAGGAAGTGGTTTCAACATCTCATCTCTCTCCAAAACCTTGAGATTATTAATGCTCTCAAACTCAAGTCGTTGCCAAAAAAAGGATTACCTTCCTCTCTTTCAGTACTAAGTATGACTCGATGTCCATTACTGGAAGCAAGTCTACGGAGGAAGCAAGGGA AAGAGTGGCGTAAGATTTCTCACATTCCCAACATAGTTATCGACGACGAATTGATCACATGA